From one Trifolium pratense cultivar HEN17-A07 linkage group LG1, ARS_RC_1.1, whole genome shotgun sequence genomic stretch:
- the LOC123902564 gene encoding DNA mismatch repair protein MSH3, whose product MGKQKQQVISRFFAPKPKPPPPTTDPTPPSSSPRPTPPTPKISATVNFSPSKRRLISQLTSSPNKKPKLSPDTNNPIPSTSNPSLHQRFLQKLLEPSPPDPQLPSSSKPVKFTPLEHQVVELKAKYPDVLLMIEVGYKYRFFGEDAENAARVLGIYAHMDHNFLTASIPTVRLNVHVRRLVSAGYKVGVVKQTETASIKAHGLNRAGPFCRGLSGLYTKATLEAAQDLGGGEDECGSVSNYLLCVVEKSILGENKSNCGVEGGFDVRIGIVGVEISTGDVVYGEFNDNFLRSELEAVVASLSPAELLLGDPLSKQTEKLLLAFAGPSSNARVERASRDCFTDGGASAEVMTLYENMHVDSPPDSMQSNELTEHRSQQMVVKEVMNLPDLAVEALALTIRHLKRFGFERILCSGALRPFISNTEMTLSANALQQLEVLQNNSDGSESGSLLQIMNQTLTIFGSRLLRHWVSHPLCDQSLIAARLNAVSEIAESMGTCNGMKNLECFEEDSDVAIVQPALANILSSVLASLGRAPDIQRGITRIFHLTATPSEFIAVIQAVLSAGKRLQQLNIGEGDSDDSNNKLRSELLKKLISTASSASVIGNAAKMLSSLNKDSAYQGDLINMFVATEGQFPEVITARKDFQMAEEQLDSLINLYRKRLGMRNLEYMCVSGITHLIELSTDVKVPSNWVKVNGTKKTIRYHPPEVVTALDGLSLAKEKLTVACRAAWDSFLKDFSKHYAEFQASIQALAALDCLHSLAILSRNKGYVRPVFVDNHEPVQIQICSGRHPVLETTLQNNFVPNDTNMHADREYCQIVTGPNMGGKSCYVRQVALITLMAQVGSFVPASSAKLYVLDGIYTRMGASDSIQLGRSTFLEELSETSHILHRCTGRSLVILDELGRGTSTHDGMAIAYATLHYLLKQRKSLVLFVTHYPKIASLETEFPGSVAAYHMSHLTSHNDASGKSDDHENVTYLYKLVPGVSERSFGFKVAQLAQLPSHCISRAIVMASKLEALVNSRMHGRSGKQLLLDAPVIDPEHEPHDCPHQEFGSAYKEFYSNLKAAILDDDHAKSFQLLENARSIAKTLVSR is encoded by the exons ATGGGTAAGCAAAAACAACAAGTCATTTCCCGTTTCTTCGCTCCTAAACCCAAACCCCCTCCACCGACCACCGATCCAACTCCACCTTCTTCCTCTCCTCGTCCCACCCCTCCCACTCCCAAAATCTCCGCCACCGTCAATTTCTCTCCATCCAAACGCCGCCTAATCTCTCAACTAACATCATCCCCTAACAAAAAACCCAAACTCTCACCAGATACTAACAACCCTATACCCTCTACATCCAATCCCTCCCTCCACCAACGCTTCCTCCAGAAGCTTCTAGAACCTTCTCCTCCAGACCCACAACTTCCTTCATCTTCCAAACCGGTAAAGTTTACTCCTTTAGAGCATCAGGTAGTGGAACTCAAAGCTAAATACCCTGATGTTCTTTTAATGATTGAAGTTGGTTACAAGTATCGGTTTTTCGGCGAAGATGCTGAGAATGCTGCTAGAGTTTTGGGTATATATGCACATATGgatcataattttttaactGCTAGTATACCAACTGTTCGATTAAATGTCCATGTGAGGAGGCTTGTAAGTGCAGGGTATAAGGTTGGTGTTGTTAAGCAGACTGAGACTGCTTCCATTAAAGCCCATGGTTTGAACCGGGCTGGCCCTTTTTGCCGAGGCTTGTCGGGGTTGTACACCAAGGCGACGTTGGAGGCAGCTCAGGATTTGGGAGGAGGGGAAGATGAGTGTGGGAGTGTGAGTAACTATTTGTTGTGTGTTGTGGAGAAGAGCATTTTGGGAGAGAACAAATCTAATTGTGGTGTGGAAGGTGGTTTTGATGTGAGGATTGGAATTGTTGGTGTGGAGATATCAACCGGAGATGTTGTTTATGGAGAgtttaatgataattttttgaGGAGTGAACTTGAGGCCGTTGTTGCGAGTTTGTCTCCTGCTGAGTTACTTCTTGGAGATCCTCTTTCCAAACAAACCGAGAAG ttattactGGCTTTTGCTGGACCCTCCTCAAATGCCCGTGTGGAGCGTGCCTCACGAGATTGCTTCACTGATGGAGGTGCTTCTGCTGAAGTTATGACCTTGTATGAGAACATGCATGTTGACAGTCCACCAGATTCAATGCAAAGCAATGAACTAACCGAGCATAGAAGTCAGCAGATGGTAGTTAAG GAGGTAATGAACCTGCCAGATTTGGCGGTCGAAGCTTTGGCCTTAACTATTCGCCATTTGAAGAGATTTGGTTTTGAAAGAATTCTGTGCTCAGGTGCTTTAAGGCCCTTCATAAGCAATACAGAGATGACTCTCTCAGCCAATGCACTTCAACAACTGGag GTTTTACAAAATAACAGTGATGGATCTGAGAGTGGTTCCTTGCTGCAAATTATGAACCAGACtcttactatatttggttccagGCTTCTTAGGCATTGG GTATCACACCCATTGTGTGATCAATCCTTGATTGCTGCCCGTCTTAATGCTGTATCTGAAATCGCAGAGTCCATGGGAACTTGTAATGGCATGAAGAATCTTGAATGTTTTGAGGAAGATTCTGATGTAGCAATTGTGCAGCCTGCTTTAGCAAACATACTTTCATCGGTTTTGGCATCCCTGGGCCGGGCACCTGATATACAGCGTGGGATTACTAGAATTTTCCATCTCACTGCTACCCCATCTGAG TTTATTGCCGTTATACAAGCTGTTTTGTCTGCTGGAAAACGGCTTCAGCAACTTAACATAGGAGAGGGGGATAGCGATGATAGTAATAATAAATTGCGCTCTGAATTGTTGAAGAAGTTAATTTCAACTGCTTCCTCTGCAAGTGTTATTGGTAATGCTGCAAAGATGTTGTCATCTTTAAATAAAGACTCTGCTTATCAAGGAGATCTGATAAATATGTTCGTTGCAACTGAGGGACAATTTCCAGAG GTAATTACAGCTAGAAAGGATTTTCAGATGGCAGAAGAACAATTAGATTCTTTGATTAACTTGTACCGCAAACGGCTTGGAATGCGAAATTTGGAATATATGTGTGTTTCTGGTATAACTCACTTGATAGAG TTATCAACTGATGTAAAAGTGCCTTCAAATTGGGTCAAGGTAAATGGCACAAAGAAAACAATTCGGTATCACCCTCCTGAAGTAGTTACAGCATTGGATGGGTTATCCTTAGCGAAAGAGAAGCTTACTGTTGCTTGCCGAGCTGCTTGGGATAGCTTTCTGAAGGACTTCAGTAAACACTATGCGGAGTTCCAAGCTTCTATTCAAGCACTAGCTGCTTTAGATTGTCTGCATTCACTTGCCATTCTTTCAAGAAATAAG GGTTATGTCCGCCCAGTTTTTGTAGACAATCATGAGCCTGTTCAGATACAAATTTGCTCTGGTAGACATCCG GTTTTGGAGACTAccttacaaaataattttgtccCAAATGATACAAACATGCATGCAGATAGAGAGTACTGTCAAATTGTAACTGGACCCAATATGGGGGGGAAAAGTTGCTATGTTCGCCAAGTGGCTCTGATCACTCTCATGGCTCAG GTGGGTTCCTTTGTACCAGCATCATCAGCAAAACTGTATGTCCTGGATGGGATCTACACCCGGATGGGTGCTTCTGACAGTATTCAGTTAGGGAGAAGCACCTTCCTAGAAGAATTGAGTGAGACATCACATATACTTCATAGATGTACAGGACGTTCACTCGTTATACTTGATGAGCTTGGGAGAGGTACAAGTACACATGACGGCATGGCCATCGCTTATGCGACATTACATTATCTTCTGAAGCAGAGGAAAAGCTTGGTCCTCTTTGTCACTCATTATCCAAAGATTGCTAGTCTGGAAACTGAATTTCCAGGGTCCGTAGCAGCATATCACATGTCCCATCTGACCTCACACAATGATGCGAGTGGAAAATCCGATGATCATGAAAATGTCACTTATCTATATAAGCTCGTACCAGGTGTTTCAGAGAGGAGTTTTGGTTTTAAGGTTGCCCAGCTTGCACAG TTACCATCACATTGCATTAGCCGAGCTATTGTCATGGCTTCCAAACTAGAAGCACTAGTAAACAGTAGAATGCATGGTAGATCAGGAAAGCAGTTGTTGTTGGATGCACCTGTAATTGATCCAGAGCATGAGCCACATGATTGTCCACATCAAGAATTTGGTAGTGCTTATAAGGAATTCTATTCAAACTTAAAAGCTGCAATATTAGATGATGACCATGCAAAAAGCTTTCAACTTTTAGAGAATGCTAGAAGCATTGCAAAGACATTAGTTAGCAG ATGA